From the Scatophagus argus isolate fScaArg1 chromosome 21, fScaArg1.pri, whole genome shotgun sequence genome, one window contains:
- the LOC124053127 gene encoding neoverrucotoxin subunit beta-like: MPSSSTPEVVVSLDAEKAFDRTFHPGRPFTLGMLYDARADKLIPGLKLWDDETLQAKITESNKPFSEFEISSSDTIESKSSMLQVDVSLKASFLGGLIEVGGSAKYLNDTKKFKNQSRVTCQYKATTNFKELSVIDLKEINTQQLDMIEKSSATHVVTGILYGANAFFVFDSEKLEDSSVRDIQGSMEAVIRMMPVFSVEGRVETKLTEEQKALTNKFSCKFYGDFILESNPATFTDAVKTCAELPKLLGENGDNSVPLEVWLMPLNFFHSKTAELVSGISVGLVRKAQDALQELREIRMRCNDSLDDKVVQNFPQIQAELTRFQQLCEYYEANLKRTMAEKFPLIREGKEDESSVNQLLENRQKSPFSYKNLDKWLDQEEREINIIKSCVDTLDGVKIVKSESELDREVLAPGVEEALCFVFTSMETPDPGLDVMAAFLESREAESTSEDLWYYSGEVITKLRDKAKGVRDLAKGLKGSSQFLFLIGAIDKNKHKGATIYHYRNGILVTDDFSKPEPPPVETITDRRDLIWYYCDLTLDPDTAQGHLTLSEGNKVAKFGKWNSYPGLPERFDSYKQVLCKEGLNGRHYWEVEWGGCVRAGVTYRGIKRKSYDSEVALGYNELSWVLYSHQNTKYGHLHNSKAVPISVSSLGFKRLGVYLDWPAGTLSFYMVDSNLVTHLHTFKTKFREAVYPAFLAGFKDSEPGQIKLI, translated from the exons ATGCCCAGCTCCAGCACCCCAGAGGTTGTGGTGTCGCTGGATGCTGAGAAAGCTTTTGACAGG ACCTTTCACCCTGGGAGACCTTTCACCCTGGGAATGCTCTATGATGCTCGTGCAGATAAACTGATCCCAG GTTTGAAGTTGTGGGATGATGAAACTCTACAAGCAAAGATAACTGAAAGCAATAAGCCTTTCAGTGAATTTGAAATTTCTTCATCTGACACCATTGAATCCAAGTCTTCTATGCTGCAAGTTGATGTTTCTCTCAAGGCCAGTTTCCTTGGGGGTCTGATTGAAGTTGGAGGATCTGCCAAGTATCTGAATGATACAAAGAAATTCAAGAATCAAAGCAGAGTGACGTGTCAGTACAAAGCTACCACCAACTTCAAGGAGTTATCAGTAATTGACCTTAAAGAAATTAACACCCAGCAGCTAGATATGATTGAGAAGAGCTCAGCAACTCATGTAGTCACAGGCATCCTGTATGGGGcaaatgctttctttgtgtttgacagtgagAAGTTAGAAGACAGCAGCGTTCGGGACATCCAGGGCAGCATGGAAGCTGTGATAAGGATGATGCCTGTATTTAGTGTTGAGGGCAGAGTTGAAACCAAGCtgacagaagaacaaaaagcTCTGACCAACAAATTCTCCTGCAAATTCTATGGAGATTTCATTCTTGAAAGCAACCCTGCAACATTTACAGATGCAGTGAAGACCTGTGCAGAACTTCCAAAGCTACTGGGAGAGAATGGAGACAACAGTGTTCCACTGGAGGTCTGGCTGATGCCACTGAACTTTTTTCACTCTAAAACTGCTGAGCTGGTGAGTGGGATCAGCGTTGGACTGGTGAGGAAGGCACAGGATGCTCTGCAGGAATTAAGAGAAATCAGAATGAGGTGCAATGATTCTCTGGATGACAAAGTGGTGCAGAATTTTCCACAGATTCAAGCTGAGTTAACTAGATTCCAACAGTTGTGTGAGTACTATGAGGCCAACCTCAAGCGGACCATGGCAGAGAAATTCCCCCTCATCCGTGAAGGTAAAGAAGATGAGAGCTCAGTAAACCAACTCcttgaaaacagacagaagtcaCCATTCAGCTATAAAAATCTAGACAAGTGGCTGGatcaggaagagagagaaatcaacATCATCAAGTCCTGTGTAGATACCTTGGATGGAGTGAAGATTGTCAAAAGTGAGTCAGAGCTGGACAGAGAGGTTCTTGCTCCAGGTGTAGAGGAGGccctgtgctttgttttcacttccatGGAGACTCCTGACCCTGGTCTTGATGTGATGGCTGCCTTCTTGGAGTCACGTGAAGCAGAGAGTACCAGTGAAGACCTGTGGTACTACTCAGGTGAAGTGATAACCAAACTGAGGGACAAAGCCAAAGGTGTCAGGGATCTTGCCAAAGGACTGAAGGGCAGCAGCCAATTCCTTTTCCTGATAGGAGCCATTGAtaagaacaaacacaaaggagcaACCATCTACCATTACAGAAACGGCATCCTGGTTACTGATGACTTCTCAAAGCCTGAACCCCCTCCTGTGGAGACgatcacagacagaagagatCTGATCTGGT ATTACTGTGACCTCACCCTGGATCCAGACACGGCGCAGGGCCACCTGACTCTCTCTGAGGGCAACAAAGTGGCGAAATTTGGAAAATGGAACTCTTATCCAGGTCTGCCAGAGCGGTTTGACTCATATAAGCAGGTGTTGTGCAAAGAGGGTCTGAATGGACGCCattactgggaggtggagtgggGTGGTTGTGTCCGTGCAGGTGTCACATATAGAGGCATCAAGAGGAAATCATATGATTCAGAGGTTGCACTCGGATACAATGAATTATCCTGGGTTCTTTACTCTCATCAGAACACTAAATACGGCCATCTTCATAACAGTAAAGCCGTACCTATTAGTGTTTCCTCTCTTGGCTTTAAACGACTCGGAGTGTATCTGGACTGgcctgctggcactctgtccttctacatGGTTGACTCCAACTTGGTGACTCACCTTCACACCTTCAAAACCAAATTCAGGGAGGCAGTTTACCCAGCATTCTTGGCTGGGTTCAAAGATTCCGAACCTGGTCAGATCAAACTGATCTAA
- the LOC124053237 gene encoding neoverrucotoxin subunit beta-like — translation MASDTKKIVALGRPFTLGMLYDARADKLIPGLKLWDDETLQAKITGTVKPFSEFEISASDSIESKSSLLDVDASLKASFLGGLIEVGGSAKYMNDTKKFKNQSRVTCQYKATTNFKELSVIDLENLDTRQISIIEKGSATHVVTGILYGANAFFVFDSEKLEASSVQDIQGSMEAVIKKIPSFSIEGRVDIKLTEEEKDLTDKFSCKFYGDFILESNPATFTDAVKTYVELPKLMGGNGENSVPMEVWLMPLNFFHSKTAELVSGISVGLVRKAQDALQELREIRMRCNDSLDDKVVQNFPQIQAELTRFQQLCEYYESNLKRTMAEKFPLIREGKEDESSVNQLLENRQKSPFSYKNLDKWLDQEEREINIIKSCVDTLDGVKIVKSESELDREVLSPGVEEALCFVFTSMETPDPGLDAMAAFLESREAESTSEDLWYYSGEVITKLRDKAKGVRDLAKGMKSSSRFVFLIGAIDNNKHKGATIYHYRNGILVTDNFSKPEPPPAETITDRRDLIWYYCDLTLDPDTAHPYLSISEGNKVVKFGKQQSYTDLPERFDSRQQVLCKKGLNGRHYWEVEWGGCVRAGITYRGIKRKSADYQATLGMNEISWIFYSHQDTEYGHLHKCLNVPISVSSLGFKRLGVYLDWPAGTLSFYMVDSNLVTHLHTFQIKFREPVYPGFLVGFSDSEPGQIKLI, via the exons ATGGCCTCTGATACCAAGAAGATTGTTGCTCTGGGTCGACCTTTCACCCTGGGAATGCTCTATGATGCTCGTGCAGATAAACTGATCCCAG gTTTGAAGTTGTGGGATGATGAAACCCTACAAGCAAAGATAACAGGAACAGTTAAACCTTTCAGTGAATTTGAAATTTCTGCTTCTGACTCCATTGAATCCAAGTCCTCTCTGCTGGATGTGGATGCTTCTCTAAAGGCCAGTTTCCTTGGGGGTCTGATTGAAGTTGGAGGATCTGCCAAATATATGAATGATACAAAGAAATTCAAGAATCAAAGCAGAGTGACGTGTCAGTACAAAGCTACCACCAACTTCAAGGAGTTGTCAGTGATTGACCTTGAAAACTTGGACACCCGACAAATAAGTATTATTGAGAAGGGCTCAGCAACTCATGTAGTCACAGGCATCCTGTATGGGGcaaatgctttctttgtgtttgacagtgagAAGTTAGAAGCCAGCAGCGTTCAGGACATCCAGGGCAGCATGGAAGCTGTGATAAAGAAGATCCCCTCATTTAGTATTGAGGGCAGAGTTGACATCAagctgacagaagaagaaaaagatctgACCGACAAATTCTCCTGCAAATTCTATGGAGATTTCATTCTTGAAAGCAACCCTGCAACATTTACAGATGCAGTGAAGACCTACGTAGAACTTCCAAAGCTAATGGGAGGGAATGGAGAGAACAGTGTTCCAATGGAGGTCTGGCTGATGCCACTGAACTTTTTTCACTCGAAAACTGCTGAGCTGGTGAGTGGGATCAGCGTTGGACTGGTGAGGAAGGCACAGGATGCTCTGCAGGAATTAAGAGAAATCAGAATGAGGTGCAATGATTCTCTGGATGACAAAGTGGTGCAGAATTTTCCACAGATTCAAGCTGAGTTAACTAGATTCCAACAGTTGTGTGAGTACTATGAGTCCAACCTCAAGCGGACCATGGCAGAGAAATTCCCCCTCATCCGTGAAGGTAAAGAAGATGAGAGCTCAGTAAACCAACTCcttgaaaacagacagaagtcaCCATTCAGCTATAAAAATCTAGACAAGTGGCTGGatcaggaagagagagaaatcaacATCATCAAGTCCTGTGTAGATACCTTGGATGGAGTGAAGATTGTCAAAAGTGAGTCAGAGCTGGACAGAGAGGTTCTTTCTCCAGGTGTAGAGGAGGccctgtgctttgttttcacttccatGGAGACTCCTGACCCTGGTCTTGATGCAATGGCAGCCTTCTTGGAGTCACGTGAAGCAGAAAGCACCAGTGAAGACCTGTGGTACTACTCAGGTGAAGTGATAACCAAACTGAGGGACAAAGCCAAAGGTGTCAGGGATCTTGCCAAGggaatgaaaagcagcagccGATTTGTTTTCCTGATAGGAGCCATtgataacaacaaacacaaaggagcaACCATCTACCATTACAGAAACGGCATCCTGGTCACTGACAACTTCTCAAAGCCTGAACCCCCTCCTGCGGAGACgatcacagacagaagagatCTGATCTGGT ATTACTGTGACCTCACCCTGGATCCAGACACGGCGCACCCTTACCTGAGTATCTCTGAGGGCAACAAAGTGGTGAAATTTGGAAAACAGCAGTCTTATACAGATCTGCCGGAGCGGTTCGACTCACGTCAGCAGGTGTTGTGCAAAAAGGGTCTGAATGGACGCCattactgggaggtggagtgggGTGGTTGTGTCCGTGCAGGTATCACATATAGAGGCATCAAGAGGAAATCAGCAGATTACCAGGCTACACTTggaatgaatgaaatatcttGGATTTTTTACTCTCATCAGGACACTGAATACGGCCACCTTCATAAATGTCTAAATGTACCTATTAGTGTTTCCTCTCTTGGCTTTAAACGACTCGGAGTGTATCTGGACTGgcctgctggcactctgtccttctacatGGTCGACTCCAACTTGGTGACTCACCTTCACACCTTCCAAATCAAATTCAGGGAGCCAGTTTACCCAGGGTTCTTGGTTGGGTTCTCAGATTCTGAACCTGGTCAGATCAAACTGATCTAA
- the LOC124052296 gene encoding glutamate receptor ionotropic, delta-1-like isoform X2 translates to MEMLTLLFHSLWILQCNTVSADSIIHIGAIFEENAVRDDEVFQLAVSDLSLSDDILQSEKITHSIKLIEPNNPFQAVQEEAAHHCH, encoded by the exons ATGGAAATGCTGACATTGTTATTTCATTCCCTGTGGATATTGCAATGCAACACAGTGAGCGCCGACTCCATCATTCACATCG GTGCGATATTTGAGGAGAACGCAGTGCGGGATGATGAGGTGTTCCAGCTCGCCGTCTCCGACCTGAGCCTGAGTGACGACATCCTGCAGAGCGAGAAGATCACTCACTCCATTAAACTCATCGAGCCCAACAACCCTTTCCAGGCGGTGCAGGAAG